A window of the Macrobrachium rosenbergii isolate ZJJX-2024 chromosome 13, ASM4041242v1, whole genome shotgun sequence genome harbors these coding sequences:
- the LOC136844701 gene encoding neuropeptide-like protein 33, protein MSVPIHFSDVANELEDYPLIMKTISVALLVLVALFALMEVTGALPAPEPNRRFFFGHSPYGFGGYGYRPFGYGFGYGGYGGGFGGFGGLGGFGGFYG, encoded by the exons ATGAGCGTACCTATACATTTTTCAGACGTAGCAAACGAGCTGGAAGACTACCCTCTCATCATGAAGACG ATCAGTGTTGCCCTGTTGGTGCTGGTGGCCCTTTTTGCCCTGATGGAGGTCACTGGAGCCCTGCCAGCACCTGAACCTAACCGACGCTTCTTCTTTGGACACAGTCCCTATGGCTTCGGCGGTTACGGATATAGACCCTTCGGATACGGCTTTGGCTACGGAGGATACGGTGGTGGCTTCGGAGgctttggaggccttggtggcttTGGTGGATTTTACGGTTGA
- the LOC136844702 gene encoding keratin-associated protein 19-8-like, translating into MKSISVALLALVALFALMEVTGALPAPEPSRRHFFGQSPYGFGGYGYRPFGYGFGYGGYGGGFGGFGGGFGGLGGFGGFHG; encoded by the exons ATGAAGTCG ATCAGTGTTGCCCTGTTGGCGTTGGTGGCCCTTTTTGCCCTGATGGAGGTCACTGGAGCCCTGCCAGCACCTGAACCAAGCCGACGCCACTTCTTTGGACAGAGTCCCTATGGCTTCGGCGGTTACGGCTATAGACCCTTCGGATACGGCTTCGGCTACGGCGGATACGGCGGTGGCTTTGGAGGCTTTGGAGGTGGATTTGGTGGCCTTGGAGGATTTGGAGGTTTCCACGGTTGA
- the LOC136844703 gene encoding keratin-associated protein 19-8-like has translation MKTINVALLVLVTLFALMEVTGALPAPEPSRRHFFGQSPYGFGGYGYRPFGYGFGYGGYGGGFGGFGGGFGGLGGFGGFHG, from the exons ATGAAGACG ATCAACGTTGCCCTGTTGGTGCTGGTGACCCTTTTTGCCCTGATGGAGGTCACTGGAGCCCTGCCAGCACCTGAACCTAGCCGACGCCACTTCTTTGGACAGAGTCCCTATGGCTTCGGTGGTTACGGCTATAGACCCTTCGGATACGGCTTCGGCTACGGCGGATACGGTGGTGGTTTTGGAGGCTTTGGTGGTGGATTCGGTGGCCTTGGTGGATTTGGAGGGTTTCATGGATGA
- the LOC136845330 gene encoding keratin-associated protein 19-4-like: MKTISVALLALVALFALMEVTGALPAPEPSRRHFFGQSPYGFGGYGYRPSGYGFGYGGYGGGFGGFGGFGGPGGFGGFNG; this comes from the exons ATGAAAACG ATCAGCGTTGCCCTGTTGGCGTTGGTGGCCCTTTTTGCCCTGATGGAGGTCACTGGAGCCCTGCCAGCACCTGAACCTAGCCGACGCCACTTCTTTGGACAGAGTCCGTACGGGTTCGGCGGTTACGGATATAGACCCTCCGGATACGGCTTTGGCTACGGCGGATACGGCGGCGGCTTTGGAGGCTTTGGAGGCTTTGGTGGCCCTGGTGGATTTGGAGGTTTCAACGGTTGA
- the LOC136845329 gene encoding neuropeptide-like protein 33, with product MKSFLESSKEATYHLFTMKTISVALLALVALFALMEVTGALPAPEPSRRHFFGQSPYGFGGYGYRPSGFGFGYGGYGGGFGGFGGFGGPGGFGGFNG from the exons atgaagagttTTCTAGAATCCTCAAAGGAAGCAACATATCATCTATTCACCATGAAAACG ATCAGCGTTGCCCTGTTGGCGTTGGTGGCCCTTTTTGCCCTGATGGAGGTCACTGGAGCCCTGCCGGCACCTGAACCTAGCCGACGCCACTTCTTTGGACAGAGTCCGTATGGGTTCGGCGGTTACGGATATAGACCCTCCGGATTCGGCTTTGGCTACGGCGGATATGGCGGTGGCTTTGGAGGCTTTGGAGGCTTTGGTGGCCCTGGTGGATTTGGAGGTTTCAACGGTTGA